The Alicyclobacillus macrosporangiidus CPP55 genome segment ACCGGGTCGAATTCCGCAGATGCCTGCCATTACTGTCCCCTGCTGCCAATTGCCTCACGAGTCACGGAAAGAGCCCGAAGAGATCGTTCCGCGTCTGGCCGCAAACGGAACCATCTCCGTCGGGCCCTTTATGCACATCGGTGCATCCCACCGGGACAGACCGCGCCCGCCTGGTTCATTCGCGTGTATTCCAACCGTACTTTGAGCGATATGGCGTCTTGCCTTGACCCATCCTTCGGACTGGTGACGTAAAATTCGAGCGTCGCAACCGTCCCGCGCAAGGACGCCGGGTAGCACACCGGGACGGCGAAGTCCCCCCAGGCAGGGGCACCTGCCGACGCATGGATGATCATCCTGCCCGGAGCCACCTGGTTCTGAAGAGAAATCGGGTGGCCGTGTTCATCCACCACCTCGACCTGCCCCACCGCTTGAAACGCCCGTAGTTGTCCACGAACCACGAATCCGTCACAACCGGCGGCTTTGCTGACGCTGACGAGGCGATACGCCTCATTCGTCTTACCCACGATGTCCACTGGCGAGGCGGACGTCTTCCAACCCGCCGCCAGATTGGCGCCCCCACCGCTCGGCCCGTCACCCGTCCCATTCGACGGTCTGGGTGTTGATTCAGCGGGTTGCGTCGACGGTGGGGTCCCTGCGTCGCCCCCAGCGTTTGTCGCCGGAGGAACCGGTTGCGTAGCCATCGAATTCGCGCCCGCGGTCGAGTTCAGGTT includes the following:
- a CDS encoding Gmad2 immunoglobulin-like domain-containing protein; the encoded protein is MTRLRLLASTFLVGAALSGCLAAPSQGESQRANGIAKTNLNSTAGANSMATQPVPPATNAGGDAGTPPSTQPAESTPRPSNGTGDGPSGGGANLAAGWKTSASPVDIVGKTNEAYRLVSVSKAAGCDGFVVRGQLRAFQAVGQVEVVDEHGHPISLQNQVAPGRMIIHASAGAPAWGDFAVPVCYPASLRGTVATLEFYVTSPKDGSRQDAISLKVRLEYTRMNQAGAVCPGGMHRCA